The following proteins are co-located in the Deltaproteobacteria bacterium genome:
- a CDS encoding methylenetetrahydrofolate reductase, with the protein MALKDALDGGKFAVTTEVGPLKGTDTTEIFEVAELLNGKVDGVNVTDQQSAVMRLGSLATCALLVKKGLDPIFQMTCRDRNRI; encoded by the coding sequence ATGGCTCTGAAAGATGCATTGGATGGCGGGAAGTTCGCCGTTACTACAGAAGTTGGTCCCTTAAAGGGAACTGATACCACGGAGATCTTTGAGGTGGCGGAACTCCTCAATGGGAAGGTAGACGGCGTGAATGTCACCGATCAGCAAAGTGCCGTGATGAGGCTTGGTTCACTGGCAACCTGCGCTCTGCTTGTAAAAAAAGGTTTGGATCCCATTTTTCAGATGACCTGCCGCGATAGGAACAGGATC